One Paenisporosarcina sp. FSL H8-0542 genomic region harbors:
- a CDS encoding 5-oxoprolinase subunit PxpA yields MKYQVDLNCDMGESFGAYKMGNDEEILDFVTSANIACGFHAGDPSTMRKTVKLALEKGVGIGAHPGFQDLTGFGRRNFSVTPQEAYEIVVYQIGALFGFVKAEGGVMQHVKPHGALFNMAATDASLSEAIAEAVYAVNPELVLFGLSGSEIVKAGEKIGLRTANEVFSDRTYQADGTLTNRKEANALITDTETAIHQVVRMVKEGKVTSISGKEVLIQADTVCIHGDGLHALDFAQRISQDLNSSGIDIQKISEFK; encoded by the coding sequence ATGAAGTATCAAGTCGATTTAAATTGTGATATGGGTGAGAGCTTTGGTGCCTACAAAATGGGAAACGATGAAGAGATACTGGATTTTGTGACATCTGCAAATATCGCGTGTGGATTTCATGCAGGCGATCCTTCCACGATGCGCAAAACGGTCAAACTCGCACTCGAAAAAGGCGTAGGCATTGGTGCGCATCCTGGATTTCAAGATTTGACTGGCTTTGGTAGAAGAAATTTTTCAGTTACACCTCAGGAAGCTTATGAAATCGTGGTCTATCAAATTGGGGCATTGTTTGGCTTTGTAAAAGCGGAGGGTGGCGTGATGCAACACGTCAAGCCACATGGTGCGTTATTCAACATGGCGGCTACCGATGCGTCGTTATCTGAAGCAATTGCCGAAGCGGTTTATGCGGTGAACCCTGAGTTGGTTCTCTTTGGTTTATCCGGTAGTGAAATCGTCAAAGCAGGTGAGAAGATTGGTTTACGCACTGCGAATGAAGTCTTCTCCGATCGTACTTATCAAGCAGATGGAACATTGACGAACCGAAAAGAAGCTAATGCACTGATTACGGATACGGAAACAGCCATTCACCAAGTCGTTCGAATGGTTAAAGAAGGCAAGGTCACAAGTATCAGCGGAAAAGAAGTTTTGATTCAAGCCGACACTGTGTGTATTCATGGAGATGGGCTGCATGCACTCGATTTTGCACAACGTATTTCTCAAGACTTGAATTCATCTGGAATTGATATTCAAAAAATTTCAGAGTTCAAATAA
- a CDS encoding biotin-dependent carboxyltransferase family protein, with the protein MLMIDKEGLQTTVQDLGRNGFQKYGVIVSGVMDSYAHRLANILVGNEETKATIEITLMGPHITFLEDCLFALTGANLSPVIDGVPIKMWRPIFARKGCKLIFGKPVTGCRTYMAVAGGVAVPKVMGSQSTYIRASIGGFNGRALQRGDVIPVNDAPQQVKGFINKLSKEINDRSFMQVEWTLKSEAIPSYQKDETVRVIEGRQAHLFSKKSKDDFLNQVFQITSDSDRMGYRLKGTELRLEVPKELLSEAVSFGSIQVPPDGQPIILMADRQTTGGYPKIGQVAFIDLPKVSQLKPGETIRFEKISLEESQKSMIEQRKLIDQLTQSISLKFKEGT; encoded by the coding sequence ATGCTGATGATTGATAAGGAAGGTTTGCAAACGACTGTTCAAGATCTTGGCAGGAATGGTTTTCAAAAATATGGCGTTATTGTTAGTGGCGTTATGGATTCTTATGCACATCGTCTGGCGAACATATTGGTCGGCAATGAAGAGACGAAAGCAACGATCGAAATTACATTAATGGGCCCACATATAACATTTCTTGAAGACTGTTTATTTGCATTAACTGGCGCGAATCTATCACCCGTCATTGATGGTGTACCCATAAAAATGTGGCGCCCGATTTTTGCCAGAAAAGGTTGCAAGCTGATTTTTGGAAAGCCTGTAACAGGTTGCCGAACGTATATGGCGGTTGCTGGAGGTGTTGCTGTACCTAAAGTGATGGGGAGTCAGTCTACCTATATACGAGCGAGTATCGGAGGGTTTAACGGAAGAGCCTTGCAAAGAGGAGATGTTATTCCGGTTAATGACGCCCCACAACAAGTTAAAGGTTTTATCAACAAGCTCTCTAAAGAAATAAACGATAGGTCATTTATGCAAGTGGAATGGACATTAAAGTCCGAAGCAATTCCCAGCTATCAAAAGGATGAGACGGTGCGTGTCATAGAAGGAAGACAAGCACATTTATTCTCTAAAAAAAGTAAAGATGATTTCCTTAATCAAGTTTTCCAAATCACTTCAGATTCTGATCGGATGGGTTATCGATTGAAAGGAACTGAACTTAGATTAGAAGTACCGAAAGAATTGCTTTCAGAGGCAGTGTCATTTGGTTCCATCCAAGTGCCCCCCGATGGACAACCCATCATTTTGATGGCAGACCGACAAACGACTGGTGGCTATCCAAAAATAGGACAAGTTGCATTTATTGATTTGCCGAAAGTGAGCCAGCTGAAGCCTGGGGAAACCATTCGTTTTGAAAAAATATCTTTGGAAGAATCACAAAAATCAATGATTGAGCAGAGAAAATTGATCGATCAATTAACGCAATCCATTTCACTTAAATTTAAGGAGGGTACATGA
- the pxpB gene encoding 5-oxoprolinase subunit PxpB, with protein sequence MEITYSPLGEEAIVLEVGQEITKEATNLVRSITRRIEQASIDSVVEVIPAFTTVTVFYRVSADNQFEDMKDCLTKILHNNNDSEKVDQRTIEIPVCYGGEHGPDLEFVASHNQLKVEEVIAIHSSGTYEVNMIGFAPGFPFIGGMSEKIAAPRRSTPRLRIPERSVGIAGMQTGVYPIETPGGWQLIGRTPMDLFLPHEDVPSLLQAGDLIVFKPITESEYAEWEGTTHADD encoded by the coding sequence ATGGAAATCACCTATTCACCACTTGGAGAAGAAGCAATTGTCTTAGAAGTTGGACAAGAAATTACAAAAGAAGCAACCAACCTGGTACGGTCAATCACCCGTAGAATCGAACAAGCTTCTATTGACTCAGTTGTAGAAGTAATTCCTGCATTTACGACCGTCACTGTTTTTTATAGAGTGTCTGCCGACAATCAATTTGAAGATATGAAGGATTGTCTAACCAAGATACTGCACAATAACAATGATTCGGAAAAAGTAGACCAACGGACCATTGAGATTCCCGTTTGCTATGGAGGCGAGCACGGACCGGATCTCGAGTTTGTTGCGTCACATAATCAATTAAAAGTTGAAGAAGTGATTGCCATTCATTCTTCGGGTACATATGAAGTGAATATGATTGGATTTGCCCCAGGGTTCCCGTTTATTGGAGGCATGTCCGAAAAAATTGCTGCTCCTCGTCGCTCGACTCCTAGGCTCCGTATCCCTGAACGGTCTGTCGGAATTGCTGGAATGCAGACTGGTGTTTATCCGATTGAGACGCCTGGTGGCTGGCAATTGATCGGTCGGACGCCGATGGATTTATTCCTTCCGCATGAAGACGTTCCAAGCTTGCTCCAAGCGGGAGATCTCATAGTCTTCAAGCCAATAACAGAATCGGAGTATGCAGAATGGGAGGGGACAACTCATGCTGATGATTGA
- a CDS encoding YfhE family protein, giving the protein MSEENNGLSAAQEVLYNEEFNKADKASGLEGVKGIKKKDEKTKNKLN; this is encoded by the coding sequence ATGTCTGAAGAAAATAATGGTTTGTCCGCTGCGCAGGAAGTGTTGTACAACGAAGAGTTCAACAAAGCAGACAAAGCAAGTGGATTAGAAGGCGTTAAAGGCATCAAGAAGAAAGATGAGAAAACTAAAAATAAATTAAACTGA